One stretch of Myxocyprinus asiaticus isolate MX2 ecotype Aquarium Trade chromosome 23, UBuf_Myxa_2, whole genome shotgun sequence DNA includes these proteins:
- the LOC127413902 gene encoding serine/arginine-rich splicing factor 5-like → MCAQPRSPFSRPTPFTVVSRDILEHFIMSGCRVFIGRLSPHARERDVEKFFKGYGRIREINLKNGFGFVEFDDHRDADDAVYELNGKELCSERVTIEHARSRRGRGGGPGMGGGRFSPRFGGYRQSRSAGSRYGPPVRTEHRIIVENLSSRISWQDLKDLMRKVGEVTFVDAHRTNKNEGVVEFASHSDMKNALEKLDGTDLNGRKLKLYEDHKRNRSRSRSRSRSSSRSRSASRSRSPERGSKRSRSRSVSRTPEKSSNNRSPSRSPSPAPRKQSRSRSASVESQH, encoded by the exons ATGTGCGCGCAACCGCGTTCGCCATTTTCGAGACCAACGCCATTTACTGTTGTAAGCAGAG ATATCCTTGAACATTTCATCATGAGTGGATGTCGTGTGTTTATCGGCCGTCTGAGCCCCCATGCTCGTGAAAGAGACGTGGAGAAGTTCTTCAAGGGCTACGGACGCATCCGGGAGATCAACCTGAAAAACGGGTTCGGTTTTGTG GAGTTTGACGACCACAGGGACGCAGATGATGCAGTGTATGAGCTGAATGGGAAAGAACTTTGCAGTGAGAG GGTGACCATCGAGCATGCCCGCTCTCGTCGTGGAAGAGGTGGCGGTCCAGGAATGGGAGGAGGACGTTTCTCTCCACGCTTTGGAGGATATCGTCAGTCTCGCAGTGCAGGTTCCAG GTATGGCCCACCAGTGCGCACAGAACACCGAATCATTGTGGAGAACCTGTCCTCCCGTATCAGCTGGCAG GATCTGAAGGACTTGATGAGGAAGGTGGGAGAGGTAACCTTTGTGGATGCGCACAGGACCAATAAGAACGAAGG GGTGGTCGAGTTTGCTTCCCACAGTGATATGAAGAATGCCCTTGAAAAGTTGGACGGAACAGATCTGAATGGACGCAAACTCAAGCTGTACGAAGATCATAAGAGGAA TCGGAGCAGGAGTCGTTCCCGAAGCAGGAGCAGCTCCCGTTCCCGTTCAGCCAGTCGGAGTCGCAGTCCTGAGCGTGGAAGCAAACGCTCCCGCAGCCGCTCAGTCAGTCGTACTCCAGAAAAGTCTTCCAACAACCGCTCTCCCTCCCGCTCTCCGTCTCCCGCTCCAAGGAAACAGAGTCGGTCTCGGTCTGCCTCTGTGGAGAGTCAGCACTga